One genomic window of Vicia villosa cultivar HV-30 ecotype Madison, WI unplaced genomic scaffold, Vvil1.0 ctg.001710F_1_1, whole genome shotgun sequence includes the following:
- the LOC131636383 gene encoding agamous-like MADS-box protein AGL80: MTRKKVKLAFIVNDAARKITYKKRKKSLLKMVDELTTLCGVEACAIIYSSYDPQPEIWPSPLGVQNVLSKFRTMSEFGQRNKMVNQETFLKQRVMKGKDQLNKQRRDNKEKEITMYMFECLNAARIMSSNMSKVDLNNLSWMIDKNLKDIGRRLDNNTNSQAQLGMAMLPPEASASQNEEVENNNVDIMRGQFFKDTTVNGHGDEAVLFDSEANLESEFWSNLLS, encoded by the coding sequence ATGACTAGAAAAAAGGTGAAACTTGCATTCATTGTGAATGATGCTGCAAGGAAAATCACAtacaagaaaaggaagaagagttTATTGAAGATGGTTGATGAACTAACCACTCTTTGTGGAGTTGAAGCATGTGCTATAATTTACAGTTCTTATGATCCTCAGCCAGAGATTTGGCCATCACCATTGGGAGTCCAAAATGTTCTCTCAAAATTCAGGACAATGTCTGAGTTTGGACAACGCAATAAAATGGTGAATCAAGAGACTTTCTTGAAACAAAGGGTTATGAAGGGTAAAGACCAACTTAATAAGCAAAGGAGAGACAATAAGGAGAAAGAGATAACCATGTATATGTTTGAATGTCTCAATGCTGCAAGAATTATGTCAAGCAATATGTCTAAGGTTGATTTGAATAATTTGTCATGGATGATTGACAAGAATTTGAAGGACATTGGTAGAAGGTTGGATAACAATACTAATAGTCAAGCTCAATTGGGAATGGCAATGCTGCCTCCAGAAGCATCAGCATCCCAGAATGAAGAAGTTGAAAATAATAATGTGGATATTATGCGAGGGCAGTTTTTTAAGGATACCACGGTGAATGGTCATGGAGATGAAGCAGTTCTGTTTGATAGTGAAGCTAATCTTGAAAGTGAATTTTGGTCAAATCTACTGtcttaa